The following are encoded in a window of Acidicapsa ligni genomic DNA:
- the hisF gene encoding imidazole glycerol phosphate synthase subunit HisF, with product MLIANSKTTLTRRIIACLDVRDGRVVKGVQFVDLIDAGDPAALAARHAQEGADEIVLLDITATHEGRATLLDTVRRTAQSLFVPFTVGGGIRTAEDAAAVFDAGADKVSVNSAALADPGLIASIGNSFGAQAVIVAIDARRNAEAIDPVRGAHVFTHGGRKDTGRPVVEWAQEAESRGAGEILLTSMDSDGTRAGFDCELTAAVSAAVRIPVIASGGAGTVAHFANVFGAGKADAALAASIFHFGVSSARSLKEELAQSGIPVRLPC from the coding sequence ATGCTGATTGCAAATTCAAAGACAACATTGACGCGGCGGATCATCGCTTGTCTTGACGTTCGGGATGGCCGTGTCGTCAAGGGCGTTCAGTTTGTGGATCTTATCGATGCGGGAGACCCTGCGGCGTTGGCCGCGCGGCACGCGCAAGAGGGCGCGGACGAGATTGTGTTGCTGGATATTACGGCTACGCATGAAGGGCGGGCGACGTTGCTCGATACGGTTCGTCGTACTGCGCAATCGCTTTTTGTTCCGTTCACTGTCGGCGGTGGTATACGAACGGCCGAAGATGCGGCCGCAGTCTTTGATGCAGGCGCTGATAAGGTAAGCGTCAACTCTGCTGCGCTTGCCGATCCAGGTCTCATTGCGAGTATTGGTAATAGCTTTGGAGCGCAGGCCGTTATCGTGGCGATTGACGCGCGACGAAATGCGGAGGCGATAGACCCCGTTCGCGGTGCGCATGTGTTTACGCACGGAGGCCGCAAGGATACGGGACGCCCTGTTGTCGAGTGGGCACAGGAGGCAGAGTCGAGGGGAGCTGGAGAGATTCTGCTGACATCGATGGATTCGGATGGCACGCGCGCGGGATTTGACTGTGAGCTTACTGCTGCGGTCAGCGCCGCGGTTCGCATTCCGGTGATTGCTTCAGGTGGTGCCGGCACAGTCGCACACTTTGCGAATGTATTTGGTGCAGGCAAAGCGGATGCGGCGCTTGCAGCCAGCATCTTTCATTTTGGCGTGTCGAGCGCTCGTTCGCTTAAAGAAGAGCTTGCACAGAGCGGTATTCCGGTGAGGCTTCCATGTTGA
- a CDS encoding HisA/HisF-related TIM barrel protein: MLIPSIDLMGGRIVQLIQGEKLHLAFDDFEYWIERFSKYPLVQLIDLDAAMRQGDNSALVEQIAGRLPCQVGGGIGTVERAERVLAAGAQRVIVGSSLFTEENGVGSVNAAFADQLASAVGAERIVAGIDSRNGRIAIKGWKMQVALTAEEAIPVLEPFVGAFLYTHIDGEGLMQGFPVAIASRLRALTHRQLIVAGGIRAQEEIDALAAIGVDAVAGMAVYTNLLAV, translated from the coding sequence ATGTTGATTCCTTCAATTGATTTGATGGGTGGGCGCATTGTGCAGCTCATTCAGGGTGAAAAGCTACACCTGGCATTTGATGATTTTGAATACTGGATCGAACGTTTTTCAAAGTATCCACTGGTGCAGCTCATCGATCTCGATGCCGCGATGCGCCAGGGAGATAACTCCGCGCTCGTCGAGCAGATTGCCGGTCGTCTACCGTGCCAGGTCGGCGGTGGTATAGGGACTGTCGAGAGAGCGGAGCGCGTATTGGCGGCAGGCGCGCAGCGTGTCATTGTCGGCTCTTCTTTATTCACAGAAGAGAACGGAGTAGGCAGCGTGAATGCAGCTTTTGCCGATCAACTCGCCAGTGCTGTCGGCGCTGAGCGTATCGTTGCGGGAATTGACTCGCGCAATGGCCGTATAGCGATCAAAGGATGGAAGATGCAGGTCGCGCTTACGGCAGAGGAAGCGATTCCCGTGCTGGAGCCTTTCGTCGGGGCATTTTTGTATACGCATATTGATGGCGAGGGACTGATGCAGGGCTTTCCTGTTGCGATAGCATCTCGTCTGAGAGCACTCACGCATAGACAGCTCATCGTTGCCGGCGGCATTCGTGCGCAGGAGGAGATTGATGCTCTGGCTGCGATTGGCGTGGATGCAGTCGCGGGCATGGCGGTGTATACCAATCTGCTTGCGGTATGA
- a CDS encoding pyridoxal phosphate-dependent aminotransferase: MSTKASGIRLAKRLDEVGFSDIVQIRNKAMALRAAGNKIHALHGGEPYFETPASIKYAAIQALIENQTHYAPSSGILPLREALAAKLTSRNGIPTSPDQVIATVGGTQALYGAFQSVLDPGDDALVFSPYWTPIGDLIRGTQARPLLVPTSMARRNGVRSTLEQFSTPNTRVVYYNTPQNPSGVVFTRAEAEEVAAFALERDLIVVADEAYEDLVYDGKHFSIASLPGMAERTISCFTFSKTYAMTGWRGGYAVAHEPFMSALRKIVLYSTNGVPTPVQYAMVAALKTPQSELDERLVGYRQRRDLLVAGLNDVGMECEPPAGAFYAFPNAEKIHKNSRTAAEILLDKAHIVTIPGSAFGAQGEGHLRFGYAITVEEIEDAVSALKKFLS; this comes from the coding sequence ATGAGTACCAAGGCAAGTGGAATCCGTCTGGCGAAACGTCTGGACGAAGTGGGTTTCTCTGACATCGTTCAGATTCGCAATAAGGCGATGGCGCTTCGTGCTGCCGGAAACAAGATACACGCGTTGCATGGGGGGGAGCCATATTTTGAGACGCCTGCATCGATCAAGTACGCGGCAATTCAGGCTCTAATTGAAAACCAGACACACTACGCGCCTTCCTCCGGTATTCTGCCGTTGCGTGAAGCGCTTGCGGCGAAGCTTACCTCAAGGAACGGCATCCCAACATCGCCGGACCAGGTGATCGCGACTGTGGGTGGCACGCAAGCTCTCTACGGAGCATTCCAGAGCGTTCTCGATCCAGGGGATGATGCGCTGGTCTTCTCACCTTATTGGACGCCCATCGGCGATCTTATCCGCGGTACACAGGCGCGGCCATTACTGGTGCCGACCTCAATGGCGCGACGGAATGGCGTTCGTTCGACGCTGGAGCAGTTTTCTACGCCGAATACGCGGGTGGTCTACTACAACACTCCACAGAATCCCAGTGGTGTTGTGTTCACGCGAGCGGAGGCGGAAGAGGTTGCGGCTTTTGCTCTTGAGCGCGATCTGATCGTGGTTGCAGATGAAGCGTACGAAGATCTGGTTTACGACGGAAAGCACTTTTCGATTGCATCTTTACCGGGAATGGCCGAGCGCACGATTAGCTGCTTCACTTTTTCCAAGACCTATGCCATGACCGGCTGGCGAGGGGGCTACGCTGTGGCACACGAGCCTTTTATGTCGGCATTGCGAAAGATTGTTCTGTATTCCACCAACGGTGTGCCTACGCCTGTGCAGTATGCCATGGTGGCTGCACTGAAGACGCCGCAATCGGAGTTGGATGAGCGGCTTGTCGGCTACCGCCAACGGCGCGATTTGCTAGTCGCTGGACTCAATGATGTAGGCATGGAGTGCGAGCCTCCCGCGGGTGCTTTTTATGCTTTTCCGAATGCGGAGAAGATTCACAAAAACAGCCGTACTGCAGCGGAGATTTTGCTTGATAAAGCCCACATCGTTACGATTCCCGGATCCGCATTCGGGGCACAGGGCGAGGGGCATCTGCGCTTCGGGTATGCAATCACAGTTGAGGAAATCGAAGACGCGGTTTCAGCTCTCAAGAAGTTTCTATCCTGA
- a CDS encoding FUSC family protein, with the protein MQISPRKTWSQEVLSAKLHLSGPKETGFFTYEKRSMLLTAVKTALAAGLCYWLATLAHLQDGYWGSISAIIVLQSNVGSTVSASRDRLIGTLIGAAFGAVFSFLGEGLWVYLLAVIAAMVTCSLLGLKNSSRLAGVTVTILMLVHRTGSNWILPLHRVLEVLLGIVVALGISALVLPDRARTRLRDGLAQEYLLMGSVFEAVLQGFRGMPSEHLPKIREELGVLVLANGQLLDAARNEPSSGPASLEGLSLLYQFGRTLEDSLHALELAVQDSKGDAYAAHLEPELGKLATDIHQGFQYVAKCIHQWKFDAPTKLFLKDSIAALEAKMTSIRPTSFKFPEAEILRAYAVQLHLKQLAQLLRASRIDTGEAVEKGQ; encoded by the coding sequence ATGCAGATCTCGCCGCGCAAAACATGGTCCCAGGAAGTGTTGTCCGCCAAACTTCACCTGAGCGGTCCAAAGGAGACAGGTTTTTTTACCTACGAGAAGCGCTCAATGCTGCTGACAGCGGTAAAGACGGCGCTCGCAGCGGGGCTTTGTTATTGGCTGGCCACTCTTGCACACCTGCAGGACGGCTACTGGGGCTCGATTAGTGCCATCATCGTATTGCAATCCAATGTGGGTTCCACCGTATCGGCTTCACGCGACCGTTTAATCGGGACGCTGATCGGGGCAGCTTTTGGAGCGGTGTTCTCATTCCTGGGGGAAGGACTCTGGGTCTATCTGCTGGCGGTAATAGCAGCAATGGTGACATGCAGCCTGCTGGGATTGAAAAATAGCTCCAGGCTCGCCGGGGTAACCGTCACCATTCTCATGTTGGTCCATAGAACCGGCTCGAATTGGATACTTCCACTCCATCGTGTGCTTGAGGTATTGCTGGGGATTGTCGTTGCGCTGGGAATCTCCGCACTCGTTCTCCCCGATCGGGCTCGCACTCGCCTTCGTGACGGTCTTGCTCAGGAATATCTGCTGATGGGATCGGTCTTCGAGGCCGTGCTCCAGGGCTTTCGCGGTATGCCTTCCGAACATCTGCCGAAGATACGTGAGGAGTTGGGAGTTCTGGTGCTTGCGAACGGTCAATTGCTGGACGCAGCACGCAATGAACCCTCCAGTGGCCCGGCATCCCTTGAAGGACTTTCACTGCTGTATCAGTTTGGGCGCACATTGGAGGATTCACTCCATGCGCTGGAACTCGCCGTTCAAGACAGTAAAGGCGATGCGTATGCGGCCCACCTGGAGCCTGAGTTGGGCAAACTCGCCACAGATATCCATCAGGGCTTTCAGTACGTGGCGAAGTGCATTCATCAATGGAAGTTCGATGCGCCCACCAAACTTTTTCTGAAAGATTCAATCGCCGCTCTTGAAGCGAAGATGACATCCATCCGCCCAACCAGCTTTAAGTTCCCTGAGGCAGAAATCCTGCGCGCATACGCAGTCCAACTTCATCTTAAGCAGCTGGCCCAATTACTGAGAGCGTCGCGAATTGATACCGGCGAAGCCGTGGAGAAAGGGCAATAG
- a CDS encoding 2-hydroxyacid dehydrogenase, whose protein sequence is MLKVGYPASLSADLLQLFPPGIELVSIPSHPSSEIHVDFWIPPPDSVPRLWPYLRGVKTAQTMTAGTEWLSKLVGPEVTICNAQGAHSISTAEWTVSAILAMLKYFPLYRDLQRAADWSGRRQASKAYSTIHGDDRPQFPPVLQEELFGKRVLIVGYGDIGKTIERMLGVFGVEVTRVARSARTSPMVHPVQELDALLPNADIVILILPLTPESHGLIGAKQIALMPKGSLLVNAARGPVLQTDALVEALNAGRIRAAIDVTDPEPLPAEHPLWQCPNLLLTPHVAGSTPEFSPHAISIAADQVRRLLNGQPLINVVQKGSASGI, encoded by the coding sequence ATGCTCAAAGTTGGCTATCCTGCATCACTCTCCGCTGATCTACTCCAGCTCTTTCCCCCTGGAATTGAGCTGGTTTCCATCCCTTCCCATCCTTCGAGTGAAATCCACGTCGATTTTTGGATTCCTCCACCGGACTCTGTGCCGCGATTGTGGCCATATCTGCGGGGCGTCAAGACAGCGCAGACAATGACGGCGGGCACGGAATGGCTGAGCAAATTGGTCGGCCCTGAGGTGACTATTTGCAATGCCCAGGGCGCGCATAGCATCTCCACTGCGGAGTGGACGGTGAGTGCGATTCTCGCAATGCTGAAATACTTTCCGCTGTATCGCGATCTGCAGCGTGCTGCGGATTGGTCAGGCCGCAGGCAGGCCAGCAAGGCTTATTCCACGATTCACGGCGATGACCGGCCGCAATTTCCACCGGTACTCCAGGAAGAGCTTTTCGGCAAGCGCGTTTTGATCGTCGGTTATGGTGATATCGGCAAAACCATTGAGAGGATGCTCGGCGTCTTTGGTGTTGAGGTGACGCGGGTTGCCCGTAGCGCTCGTACCTCTCCGATGGTGCATCCTGTTCAAGAACTCGACGCACTTTTGCCCAATGCGGATATCGTCATTCTTATTTTGCCTCTAACGCCGGAGTCTCACGGTTTGATCGGCGCTAAGCAAATCGCATTGATGCCTAAGGGATCGTTGTTGGTCAATGCTGCACGTGGGCCTGTTTTGCAGACAGACGCATTGGTGGAAGCGCTGAATGCAGGCCGCATTCGTGCTGCCATCGACGTTACTGATCCAGAGCCATTACCCGCAGAGCATCCACTATGGCAATGCCCGAATCTGCTGTTGACACCCCATGTTGCCGGCTCAACGCCAGAGTTCAGTCCGCACGCAATCAGCATTGCAGCAGATCAGGTTCGCCGATTGCTCAATGGTCAACCGTTGATAAATGTCGTCCAGAAAGGTTCTGCTTCAGGGATTTAG
- the queE gene encoding 7-carboxy-7-deazaguanine synthase: MSYAVKEVFYTLQGEGTHAGRAAVFCRFAGCNLWTGRESDRAAAVCKFCDTDFVGVDGPDGGKFETAADLANRIDATWPRNSAGKKFVVCTGGEPLLQLDKPLIDALHERNFEIAIETNGTIAAPDGIDWICVSPKADATLIQTRGDELKLVFPQAGASPDKYEQLEFRHFFLQPMDGPDQKIHVEQALRFCLEHPAWRLSLQTHKLVGIR, translated from the coding sequence ATGAGTTATGCAGTAAAGGAAGTTTTTTATACATTGCAGGGCGAAGGCACGCATGCAGGCCGCGCGGCCGTTTTTTGCCGCTTCGCCGGATGCAATCTATGGACGGGTCGCGAGAGTGATCGAGCAGCAGCGGTTTGCAAATTTTGCGATACAGATTTTGTCGGAGTTGATGGGCCTGACGGAGGGAAGTTCGAGACTGCGGCGGATTTAGCGAATCGCATCGATGCAACCTGGCCACGCAATTCAGCAGGCAAAAAGTTTGTTGTGTGCACAGGTGGCGAGCCGCTTCTGCAATTGGATAAGCCGTTAATTGATGCATTGCATGAACGTAATTTTGAAATAGCTATTGAGACCAATGGTACGATTGCTGCTCCTGATGGTATTGATTGGATCTGCGTCAGCCCCAAGGCGGATGCCACATTGATTCAGACCAGGGGAGATGAGTTGAAGCTGGTGTTTCCGCAGGCAGGAGCATCGCCGGATAAGTATGAGCAACTGGAGTTCCGGCATTTCTTTTTGCAACCGATGGACGGGCCGGATCAGAAAATTCACGTGGAGCAGGCATTGCGGTTCTGCCTGGAACACCCAGCCTGGCGATTGAGTTTGCAGACACACAAACTTGTTGGGATTCGATAA
- the queD gene encoding 6-carboxytetrahydropterin synthase QueD translates to MEIFKSFTIEAAHRLPNVPPGHKCSRLHGHSFRIEIYVQGPVDPQLGWVMDFSDIKEAFKPVEDRLDHHYLNEIEGLENPTSENLARWIWKELYPALPKLSKVAVQETCNSGCIYTGD, encoded by the coding sequence ATGGAGATATTCAAGTCATTCACGATTGAAGCTGCGCATCGGTTGCCCAATGTACCGCCGGGGCATAAGTGCAGCCGTCTGCATGGTCATAGTTTTCGGATCGAGATATATGTGCAGGGGCCAGTCGACCCACAACTTGGCTGGGTAATGGACTTCAGCGATATCAAGGAAGCATTCAAACCTGTGGAGGATCGACTCGACCATCATTACCTGAACGAGATAGAAGGACTGGAGAATCCGACCAGCGAAAATCTCGCGCGGTGGATATGGAAAGAGTTATATCCTGCACTGCCAAAGTTGAGTAAAGTTGCCGTGCAGGAAACCTGCAATTCCGGCTGCATTTATACCGGCGATTAG
- a CDS encoding TonB-dependent siderophore receptor, which yields MYAASVATSPRQTRFLLTIMLCIATSGSFAFAQEQTSVPDTSQSQAGKVQPVTTTVVVQEKVSDDYLPKSLSVGNFDGLPLLNTPVSATVVTRDLMTDQFSRLLSDVVKNDASIGEDYAPVGYYGDFQIRGFAIDLATGLQINGLVIAGEQDVPLENKERVEFLKGIAGVESGITTAGGLINYVTKRPALVKAFDLATDHRGTAYAALDIGQLFGHRKQYGVRANMAGEDIHTYVESANGWRGVGALASDWKISDVAMLKTDFEYQHKRERSVAGYQLLGGTIVPSLNQVFPSVMLGDQPWSKPNIFDAFNANSRLDLNVTRNWHTYMAGSYSHSLIDDNVIYPYGAALASDLMTPLCAPIYFFCSDGSYEIYDYRSPGELRIDAIGEIISSGQIRNGSVTHNLTFGGSIFHRSVDLSPTVVYTPLGVENIFQPNILYPIESPVQHAGPSTLSDFNHQSSGILQDRVTLPGRVQVTAGGRYASVNDFNYTGSRGTWLPQYSATYTPVTNMTLYGNYSVMLSLGPQAPFWALNGNAFLAPFFTRQAEVGAKYEPNDRILLTTAFFRMRTPFFYPKVVDTSDAFCTVTTDEPGECFESQGRETHDGIELGAQGKAASWLRLSATAAGTLATSDETGTPTFDDKQVINEPRIKTAFFADVSLPHTRVLRRTGFDLADLHLLPGWSYTGRKEATRDDVVSVGGYNLFNLGARYSPGGEQSHVTFRLYADNILNKRYWKDTGASLGDTFIHLGAPATVRLSAHYNF from the coding sequence ATGTACGCAGCTTCAGTAGCCACATCTCCACGCCAGACACGCTTCCTTCTCACAATCATGCTCTGCATTGCGACTTCTGGCTCATTCGCCTTCGCGCAGGAGCAGACATCTGTACCCGATACAAGCCAGTCCCAGGCAGGCAAAGTTCAGCCTGTGACCACGACTGTCGTTGTGCAGGAAAAAGTCAGCGATGATTATCTGCCGAAGAGCCTCTCTGTCGGCAATTTTGATGGACTTCCTCTGCTGAATACGCCCGTCTCGGCAACGGTCGTGACGCGTGACTTAATGACAGATCAGTTCTCGCGCTTACTTTCAGATGTGGTCAAAAATGACGCATCGATCGGCGAAGACTATGCCCCGGTGGGCTACTATGGCGACTTTCAAATTCGTGGCTTCGCTATCGATCTCGCCACAGGCTTGCAGATCAACGGCCTGGTCATTGCCGGAGAGCAGGATGTACCGCTTGAAAACAAGGAACGTGTCGAGTTTCTGAAAGGCATTGCTGGAGTAGAGAGCGGAATCACCACTGCAGGCGGCCTGATCAACTATGTTACGAAGCGTCCAGCATTGGTAAAGGCCTTTGATCTTGCCACGGATCATCGCGGAACAGCCTATGCGGCGCTCGATATTGGGCAGTTATTCGGACACAGAAAGCAATACGGAGTGCGCGCCAACATGGCGGGCGAAGACATTCATACCTATGTGGAAAGCGCCAATGGCTGGCGAGGCGTCGGGGCTCTGGCGTCGGATTGGAAGATATCCGATGTTGCTATGCTCAAGACCGACTTTGAATATCAACACAAGCGCGAGCGATCAGTGGCCGGCTATCAGTTACTCGGCGGAACAATCGTTCCCAGCCTGAATCAGGTCTTCCCTTCCGTGATGCTCGGTGATCAACCATGGTCGAAGCCGAATATTTTCGACGCGTTCAACGCTAACTCAAGACTGGATTTGAATGTAACTCGCAACTGGCATACTTACATGGCTGGAAGCTACAGCCATTCATTAATCGACGATAATGTTATTTATCCCTACGGCGCTGCGCTGGCAAGCGATCTTATGACGCCGCTATGCGCGCCGATTTACTTTTTCTGTTCGGATGGAAGCTATGAAATTTACGACTATCGAAGCCCCGGAGAACTGCGCATCGATGCAATCGGAGAGATTATCAGTAGCGGTCAAATCCGAAACGGATCTGTGACACATAACTTGACCTTTGGCGGTTCCATTTTTCACCGCTCAGTCGATCTCTCCCCCACGGTCGTATATACCCCGCTGGGCGTTGAAAATATCTTCCAGCCGAACATCCTGTATCCGATTGAAAGCCCGGTTCAGCACGCAGGACCATCTACGCTTTCCGACTTCAATCACCAGTCTTCCGGCATCCTGCAGGATAGGGTGACGCTGCCAGGAAGGGTTCAAGTTACTGCCGGAGGGCGCTATGCATCCGTGAATGACTTTAACTACACTGGATCCCGGGGAACGTGGCTGCCGCAGTACTCTGCGACTTATACGCCTGTTACTAACATGACGCTTTACGGCAACTATAGCGTGATGCTATCGCTCGGGCCGCAAGCACCTTTCTGGGCTCTGAATGGAAACGCATTTCTTGCTCCATTTTTCACGCGACAGGCTGAAGTTGGCGCGAAGTATGAGCCAAATGATCGCATCCTGCTGACGACAGCGTTCTTCCGAATGCGCACACCGTTTTTTTACCCCAAGGTTGTCGATACATCCGATGCCTTTTGCACTGTAACGACGGATGAACCGGGCGAATGCTTCGAGTCCCAGGGCCGCGAGACCCATGATGGGATTGAACTGGGTGCCCAGGGGAAAGCTGCCAGCTGGCTGCGTCTTTCCGCTACTGCCGCAGGCACCCTTGCTACTTCAGACGAGACAGGAACGCCGACATTCGATGATAAGCAGGTGATCAACGAGCCTCGTATCAAGACGGCTTTTTTTGCCGATGTTTCACTGCCGCACACACGCGTATTGCGGCGCACCGGATTTGATCTGGCCGATCTTCACTTATTGCCCGGCTGGAGTTATACCGGACGCAAGGAGGCCACGCGTGACGATGTTGTCAGTGTGGGTGGCTATAATCTTTTCAATCTAGGCGCGCGTTACTCGCCAGGCGGAGAGCAAAGCCATGTTACATTTCGCCTCTATGCGGATAACATCCTCAACAAGCGCTATTGGAAAGATACGGGAGCCAGCCTGGGAGATACGTTTATTCACCTTGGAGCGCCTGCAACTGTAAGGCTCTCGGCACACTATAACTTCTAA
- a CDS encoding HD domain-containing protein, whose amino-acid sequence MIETTSTIDSPELLVQLLSSRGGDSYFGEPVTVLEHCPQAAFFAREAASANSLIVAALLHDVGHLLHHKGEDAAVDGLDTRHEELANQILSAHLPLSVTEPIRMHVAAKRYLCHVDPAYLNALSPSSLLSLGLQGGPMSEAEAVAFVATPFAQDAITLRHWDDEAKIPALAVPQASTYLPQIKAMWQ is encoded by the coding sequence ATGATAGAGACAACATCCACAATTGATTCTCCGGAACTATTGGTTCAATTACTTTCATCGCGCGGTGGCGACTCTTATTTCGGAGAGCCGGTTACAGTGTTGGAGCACTGCCCGCAAGCTGCATTCTTTGCTCGCGAAGCTGCGAGTGCCAATTCGCTGATTGTTGCCGCGCTGCTACACGATGTAGGCCACCTGTTACATCACAAAGGGGAAGATGCCGCAGTTGACGGCCTCGACACGAGGCATGAGGAACTCGCGAATCAGATACTCTCCGCGCATCTGCCACTATCCGTTACAGAGCCGATTCGCATGCACGTAGCGGCTAAACGATATCTCTGCCATGTTGATCCGGCCTACCTCAATGCACTTTCTCCGTCTTCACTCTTAAGTCTCGGATTGCAGGGTGGCCCCATGTCGGAAGCCGAAGCTGTTGCATTTGTTGCTACTCCCTTCGCGCAGGATGCCATCACATTGCGCCATTGGGACGACGAAGCTAAAATCCCCGCACTCGCCGTTCCCCAAGCCTCAACCTATCTACCGCAAATCAAGGCAATGTGGCAGTAA
- a CDS encoding MFS transporter: protein MTSNQEDSSASSTTLHVPEVVPEPARFTRWHLLTISLLVLGYSGYYFCRSDLSVVLPLLIQDLGHHGIPANVAQVRLGFMASAGVLAYAIGKFVSGSLADLFGGRNNFLAGMIGSVLFTILFAMGGGFPIFTFAWIGNRLFQSSGWVGLVKVSSRWFSYSIYGTVMAVLSLSFLFGDAAARETMALLLGAGMGWRGIFFTGAGLLSLLFLANLLLLRETPQERGLPAPLTNPLNVYAARDLKQKDTNPADNKSPGLLAILRPLLSSRFFWMVCLLSLGTTLLRETFNLWTPTYFSAYVGLSNADAASRSALFPLFGGVSVLLAGFLSDKLGLNGRSLVLFGGLASGTICLFLLAQIPGNVNPWIPVGIVTLIGFLLMGPYSYLAGAMSMDFGGDKGSATAAGIIDGVGYLAGVLSGDTMARITVNYGWRRAFVALAFICLLTAIVALVLAISQRREAQARLKELAVLKGIS from the coding sequence ATGACATCCAATCAGGAAGATAGCTCCGCTTCATCCACAACTCTGCACGTACCGGAAGTGGTTCCTGAGCCTGCGCGATTTACACGCTGGCACCTGCTTACGATCTCGCTGCTCGTCCTTGGTTACTCCGGTTACTACTTTTGCCGCTCGGACCTTTCCGTGGTCCTTCCGCTCTTGATTCAAGATTTAGGACACCACGGTATTCCGGCCAATGTGGCGCAGGTGCGGCTAGGCTTTATGGCCTCCGCCGGAGTGCTGGCATACGCCATCGGCAAATTTGTTTCCGGCTCGCTGGCCGATCTTTTTGGAGGGCGGAACAACTTTCTGGCCGGGATGATCGGATCGGTTCTCTTTACCATCCTGTTTGCGATGGGGGGAGGATTTCCGATCTTCACCTTTGCATGGATCGGCAACCGGCTTTTTCAATCCTCTGGCTGGGTCGGCTTGGTCAAGGTTTCGTCGCGCTGGTTTTCCTACTCCATCTACGGAACAGTCATGGCAGTCCTCAGCCTGAGTTTTCTATTCGGCGATGCCGCGGCGCGAGAAACCATGGCATTGCTGCTTGGGGCAGGCATGGGCTGGCGTGGCATCTTCTTTACCGGCGCAGGGCTGCTGTCCCTGCTGTTCCTGGCCAATCTGCTTCTCCTGCGCGAGACGCCGCAGGAGCGCGGTCTACCGGCTCCGCTGACGAACCCATTGAACGTCTACGCTGCCAGGGATCTGAAGCAGAAAGATACCAATCCAGCCGACAACAAATCTCCCGGCCTGCTTGCGATCCTGCGTCCCCTGCTTTCAAGCCGCTTCTTTTGGATGGTCTGCCTGCTCTCGTTGGGTACCACGCTGCTGCGCGAGACGTTTAACCTGTGGACTCCGACTTACTTTTCTGCCTACGTCGGGCTCTCCAACGCCGATGCCGCCAGCCGCAGCGCGCTCTTCCCTCTCTTCGGAGGAGTCTCTGTGCTCCTCGCCGGTTTCCTGAGCGACAAACTTGGACTCAATGGCCGTAGTCTCGTTCTCTTTGGTGGACTTGCTTCGGGCACTATCTGTCTCTTCCTGCTGGCGCAGATCCCCGGCAATGTGAATCCCTGGATTCCTGTCGGGATCGTGACGCTCATTGGCTTTCTTTTGATGGGGCCTTATTCATACCTGGCTGGAGCGATGTCGATGGATTTTGGCGGCGATAAGGGAAGCGCAACGGCTGCCGGCATCATTGATGGCGTCGGTTATCTGGCGGGCGTTCTCTCCGGCGATACGATGGCGCGCATCACGGTAAATTATGGCTGGCGCAGAGCCTTTGTCGCGCTGGCTTTCATCTGCCTGCTCACCGCAATCGTAGCGTTGGTATTGGCTATCAGCCAAAGACGCGAAGCCCAGGCCAGGCTCAAAGAACTCGCTGTTTTGAAGGGAATAAGTTAG